In a genomic window of Nomascus leucogenys isolate Asia chromosome 4, Asia_NLE_v1, whole genome shotgun sequence:
- the TMX2 gene encoding thioredoxin-related transmembrane protein 2 isoform X3, which produces MFSKVANAILFFRLDIRMGLLYITLCIVFLMTCKPPLYMGPEYIKYFSDKTIDEELERDKRVTWIVEFFANWSNDCQSFAPIYADLSLKYNCTGLNFGKVDVGRYTDVSTRYKVSTSPLTKQLPTLILFQGGKEVMRRPQIDKKGRAVSWTFSEENVIREFNLNELYQRAKKLSKAGDNIPEEQPVASTPTTMSDGESKKDK; this is translated from the exons ATGTTTAGTAAAGTGGCCAACGCAATTCTTTTCTTCCGCTTGGATATTCGCATGGGCCTACTTTACATCACACTCTgcatag TGTTCCTGATGACGTGCAAACCCCCTCTATATATGGGCCCTGAGTATATCAAGTACTTCAGTGATAAAACCATTGAT GAGGAACTAGAACGGGACAAGAGGGTCACTTGGATTGTGGAGTTCTTTGCCAATTGGTCTAATGACTGCCAATCATTTGCCCCTATCTATGCTGACCTCTCCCTTAA GTACAACTGTACAGGGCTAAATTTTGGGAAGGTGGATGTTGGACGCTATACCGATGTTAGTACGCG GTACAAAGTGAGCACATCACCCCTCACCAAGCAACTCCCTACCCTGATCCTGTTCCAAGGTGGCAAGGAGGTAATGCGGCGGCCACAGATTGACAAGAAAGGACGGGCTGTCTCATGGACCTTCTCTGAG GAGAATGTGATCCGAGAATTTAACTTAAATGAGCTATACCAGCGGGCCAAGAAGCTATCAAAGGCTGGAGACAATATCCCTGAGGAGCAGCCTGTGGCTTCAACCCCCACCACAATGTCAGATGGGGAAAGCAAGAAGGATAAATAA
- the SELENOH gene encoding selenoprotein H — MAPRGRKRKAEAAVVAVAEKREKLANSGEGMEEATVVIEHCTSURVYGRNAAALSQALRLEAPELPVKVNPTKPRRGSFEVTLLRPDGSSAELWTGIKKGPPRKLKFPEPQEVVEELKKYLS; from the exons ATGGCTCCGCGCGGGAGGAAGCGGAAGGCTGAGGCCGCGGTGGTCGCCGTAGCCGAGAAGCGAGAGAAGCTGGCGAACAGCGGGGAGGGAATGGAGGAGGCGACCGTTGTTATCGAGCATTG CACGAGCTGACGCGTCTATGGGCGCAACGCCGCGGCCCTGAGCCAGGCGCTGCGCCTGGAGGCCCCAGAGCTTCCAGTAAAGGTGAACCCGACGAAGCCCCGGAGGGGCAGCTTCGAGGTGACGCTGCTGCGCCCGGACGGCAGCA GTGCGGAGCTCTGGACTGGGATTAAGAAGGGGCCCCCACGCAAACTCAAATTCCCTGAGCCTCAAGAGGTGGTGGAAGAGTTGAAGAAGTACCTGTCGTAG
- the BTBD18 gene encoding BTB/POZ domain-containing protein 18, which translates to MCSPASPKILYRNPRFLRLAFLQLHHQQQSDVFCDVLLQAEGEAVPAHCCILSACSPFFTERLEQERPAQGRKVVLELGGLKISTLRKLVDFLYTSEMEVSQEEAQDVLSAARQLRVSELESLQLEGGKLVKAPQGRRLNRECLQPTSAAPISARVVTPSHHSHTPLPATQTPCPLGAIRLKSLGKEEGPQENNPQNADNLSGTLLLKRKARACPTPQEKSSSPSSHSQEPRENKNDTALDPTVLSPPSLYPSVDKHLLPRKIRLSRSKPSPDICTSKPSSILSGSSSVPAIPGRRLWRQRSVNKEAPEDKPKTGRASPLQSTPSPSGLGKTGGSKKRSPDLRTPNSDSAEEGQVGRVKLRKIVNGTCWEVVQETPLKNSQDSPQIPDPGGDFQEPSGTQPFSANEQEMSSTRIELCQDSPVCTRLQDILVSASHSPDHLVVKSEFGSSPELVEKEPMLAIDCREPYAFDTALLEQPCEAEEYRITSAAATSELEEILDFMLCGSDIEPPIGSLESPGAEGCRTSTYHLTEAGKNWIEGEEWCLPDMELWPRELTELEKEPAGENREPTELLSPLVMPSEVSGEVLSVGGRWTPDLEITSSQPLDGQEDKLLHVSSLDTPQRSYGDLSSPCSNWVETGLEVSLTTDELLYPSPKAGKEVSGHSELLGSIPASSEEEEIDVVDWTAEGRLVPTSVPSVWPDPSSESETEVDILT; encoded by the coding sequence GTGAGGCAGTTCCAGCTCACTGCTGCATCCTGTCGGCTTGCAGCCCCTTCTTCACAGAGCGCCTGGAGCAGGAGAGGCCAGCTCAGGGTCGGAAGGTGGTGCTGGAGCTGGGTGGCCTGAAGATCAGCACACTTAGGAAGCTGGTGGACTTCTTGTATACCTCAGAAATGGAAGTATCTCAAGAAGAAGCCCAGGATGTGCTATCTGCTGCCCGTCAGCTCCGTGTGTCTGAGCTGGAATCCCTTCAGCTTGAGGGTGGAAAGTTGGTGAAGGCCCCACAGGGCCGAAGACTGAACCGAGAGTGTTTACAACCAACAAGTGCTGCACCAATCTCTGCCAGAGTGGTGACACCCAGCCACCACTCTCACACCCCACTGCCTGCTACTCAAACCCCTTGTCCTCTTGGGGCAATAAGACTGAAGTCCTTGGGGAAGGAAGAGGGGCCCCAGGAGAACAACCCACAGAATGCAGACAATTTGTCTGGCACTCTTCTGCTCAAGAGGAAGGCCAGAGCCTGCCCAACTCCACAAGAAAAAAGCTCTTCACCATCAAGCCATAGTCAAGAGCCTAGAGAGAACAAGAATGACACTGCCCTTGATCCTACAGTGCTCTCCCCACCCAGCTTGTACCCCTCTGTGGACAAACACCTGTTGCCCAGAAAGATCAGGCTCAGTCGCTCAAAGCCATCTCCTGATATATGTACATCAAAGCCTTCCAGCATTTTAAGTGGATCTAGCTCAGTGCCTGCAATCCCTGGCCGGCGTCTTTGGCGGCAGAGGAGTGTAAATAAAGAAGCACCAGAGGACAAGCCAAAAACAGGAAGAGCTAGTCCTCTACAGAGCACCCCAAGCCCATCTGGTCTGGGAAAGACAGGTGGGAGCAAGAAGCGGAGCCCTGACCTCAGGACACCTAACTCAGACTCTGCAGAGGAGGGGCAGGTTGGGAGAGTTAAACTTAGGAAGATTGTCAATGGGACTTGCTGGGAAGTGGTACAAGAGACTCCCCTCAAAAACTCTCAAGATAGCCCCCAGATCCCGGATCCCGGAGGAGACTTCCAAGAGCCTTCAGGAACTCAGCCATTCTCCGCTAATGAGCAGGAAATGTCATCTACGAGAATAGAACTGTGTCAGGACTCCCCCGTGTGCACTAGGCTACAAGACATTTTGGTCTCCGCTAGCCACTCCCCAGACCACTTAGTGGTGAAGTCAGAGTTTGGGTCCAGTCCAGAACTGGTAGAGAAGGAACCTATGTTGGCTATTGACTGCAGAGAACCCTATGCATTTGACACAGCTCTGCTGGAGCAGCCCTGTGAGGCTGAGGAGTACCGAATCACAAGTGCTGCTGCCACCAGTGAGCTGGAGGAGATCCTGGACTTCATGCTCTGTGGCTCAGACATTGAACCACCTATAGGGTCTCTGGAGAGTCCAGGGGCTGAGGGCTGCAGAACCTCTACCTACCATCTGACAGAAGCAGGAAAGAACTGGATTGAAGGGGAAGAATGGTGTCTACCAGACATGGAACTCTGGCCCAGGGagctcacagaattggaaaaggaACCTGCTGGTGAGAACAGAGAGCCAACTGAGCTCCTTAGCCCCCTTGTCATGCCCTCTGAGGTGAGTGGAGAAGTGCTTTCAGTAGGAGGCCGTTGGACACCAGACCTTGAAATTACCAGCTCCCAGCCACTGGATGGTCAGGAAGACAAACTTCTCCATGTCAGCTCCCTTGATACTCCCCAGAGGTCTTATGGGGACCTCTCATCTCCctgctcaaactgggtggagacTGGGCTGGAAGTCTCCTTGACTACAGATGAGTTATTATACCCTTCTCCCAAGGCAGGCAAGGAGGTATCTGGTCACTCTGAACTACTAGGCTCAAttcctgccagctctgaagaggaAGAGATTGATGTGGTGGACTGGACAGCAGAGGGGAGGCTGGTACCCACTAGTGTTCCTTCCGTGTGGCCTGACCCTTCTTCAGAGTCAGAAACAGAGGTAGATATACTAACATAG